From a single Bryobacter aggregatus MPL3 genomic region:
- a CDS encoding S8 family serine peptidase, translated as MRLIFLLLLSLPFWGQFVPNQYIVVLKNEPGEMRQAERRTRVRQRQNGVRSELSARGFQTLGHTELVANALMVEGQNEETDVRQLRQLAGVERVHKVRLFQKTLDRAAQVHAVAAAWERLGLEHAGAGMKIGILDSGIEASHPGFQSATLPVLEGFPKWNYARDQAYTNNKVIVARSYPTLWAYRDPDPSVLDRSGHGTAVAMSAAGVSHDSPIGPLAGMAPAAYLGVYKIFGTPGYNDSTTDSAILQAIEDAVSDGMDVINMSFGSMLAARPENDPIVQALAKAEEAGVIVVVSAGNDGPGHATLSSPGTAPTALTVGASENGRLFAAGLIAADGSSAPALAGSQTTGTNSIAAAMVSAGLACDRFSGDRLRGQIALIVRGTCSFEVKINNAATAGAVAAVIYSDAARSTDFITMSAGAATLPAVFLRYADGIRYEDELSKAASLDVTLDLAVKARDVSPDRLASFSARGPVSGVPIKPDLVAVGTNVYTAAESNYAGGEVYSASGYGLINGTSFSSPITAGAAAVLKAARPGLKPIDYRSLLVNSAKPLPQLTVVQSGAGLLHLTNALDATLRFEPISVSFTAKDHTIQVTNLQSTAATYQVSVEAKEGIAPAISTSELELPPHEAATLTLSLDLPAVAPGAYSGVVLLQQEGGAVLRVPYWYGKAKEEAAEIQVLYQASSARSGTVQQDLLFFRVMDENGMVLGAKPSVTVVSGAGNVREVQDRDFDVAGAIGVELVLGRGTNVIEVDAGNGVTQRFAFTGR; from the coding sequence ATGCGTTTGATCTTCCTCCTCCTTCTCTCCCTCCCGTTCTGGGGACAATTCGTCCCGAACCAATACATCGTTGTTCTGAAGAATGAGCCTGGCGAAATGCGGCAGGCGGAACGGCGGACGCGTGTGCGGCAGCGCCAGAATGGAGTGCGCTCCGAACTCAGCGCGCGGGGCTTTCAGACCTTGGGGCATACCGAACTGGTTGCGAATGCGCTGATGGTGGAGGGGCAGAACGAAGAGACGGATGTCCGTCAATTGCGGCAGCTTGCCGGTGTCGAGCGCGTCCATAAGGTGCGGCTTTTCCAGAAGACTCTCGATCGGGCCGCGCAGGTGCATGCGGTGGCTGCTGCCTGGGAACGTCTGGGGCTCGAACATGCTGGGGCGGGCATGAAGATTGGAATTCTTGACAGTGGGATTGAGGCGAGTCATCCCGGGTTCCAGTCGGCGACTTTGCCTGTGCTCGAGGGCTTTCCGAAATGGAACTATGCGCGGGATCAGGCGTATACGAACAACAAGGTGATTGTTGCGCGCAGCTATCCGACTCTCTGGGCTTACCGGGACCCGGATCCGAGCGTTCTCGACCGCAGTGGGCATGGCACGGCGGTGGCGATGTCCGCCGCGGGGGTGAGCCATGATTCGCCGATCGGTCCGCTGGCCGGAATGGCGCCCGCGGCATATCTCGGGGTCTATAAGATCTTCGGCACCCCCGGTTACAACGACAGCACGACGGACTCGGCGATTCTCCAGGCGATCGAAGACGCGGTTTCCGATGGGATGGATGTGATCAATATGAGCTTCGGCTCAATGCTGGCGGCGAGGCCTGAGAATGATCCGATTGTGCAGGCGCTGGCGAAGGCGGAAGAGGCGGGGGTGATCGTTGTGGTTTCGGCGGGCAATGATGGCCCGGGCCATGCGACGCTTAGCTCGCCGGGTACGGCCCCTACTGCGTTGACGGTGGGCGCTTCAGAGAATGGACGTCTCTTTGCCGCGGGTCTGATTGCGGCGGATGGGAGTTCTGCGCCGGCGCTGGCAGGTTCGCAGACAACGGGGACCAATTCAATTGCGGCCGCCATGGTGAGCGCCGGCCTTGCCTGCGACCGCTTCTCTGGGGATCGCCTGCGCGGGCAGATTGCGTTGATTGTGCGTGGGACTTGCAGCTTTGAGGTGAAGATCAACAATGCGGCTACTGCTGGAGCCGTTGCCGCGGTGATCTATTCGGATGCGGCACGTTCGACCGACTTCATCACAATGTCTGCCGGTGCTGCGACACTGCCTGCTGTGTTTCTGCGTTATGCCGATGGGATTCGATATGAGGACGAACTTTCGAAGGCCGCCTCGCTGGATGTGACGCTGGACCTTGCGGTGAAGGCGCGGGATGTGAGTCCCGATCGTCTGGCCAGCTTCAGCGCGCGTGGACCTGTTTCGGGAGTGCCGATCAAGCCCGATCTGGTTGCGGTTGGGACGAATGTCTATACGGCGGCCGAGTCGAACTATGCGGGCGGCGAGGTGTATTCGGCAAGCGGTTATGGGTTGATCAACGGGACGAGTTTTTCCTCGCCGATCACGGCGGGTGCGGCTGCGGTGTTGAAGGCGGCACGCCCCGGATTGAAGCCGATCGACTATCGCTCTCTACTGGTGAATAGCGCGAAACCGCTGCCGCAGTTGACTGTAGTGCAAAGTGGCGCGGGGCTCTTGCATCTGACAAATGCGCTCGATGCGACGCTTCGCTTTGAGCCGATCAGCGTCTCGTTCACGGCGAAGGACCATACGATCCAGGTGACGAATCTGCAGAGCACGGCTGCGACTTATCAGGTGTCCGTGGAGGCGAAGGAGGGAATTGCTCCTGCGATCTCCACGAGCGAGTTGGAACTGCCGCCGCATGAAGCCGCGACGCTCACACTGAGTCTCGATCTGCCCGCGGTGGCTCCCGGTGCTTATTCGGGTGTTGTGCTGTTGCAGCAGGAAGGCGGCGCGGTCTTACGAGTGCCTTATTGGTATGGCAAGGCGAAGGAAGAAGCCGCAGAGATTCAGGTGCTCTACCAGGCGAGCAGCGCGCGGTCTGGAACGGTGCAGCAGGACTTGCTGTTCTTCCGGGTGATGGATGAGAACGGAATGGTGCTGGGCGCGAAGCCGAGCGTGACGGTGGTCAGCGGGGCAGGGAATGTGCGCGAGGTGCAGGACCGGGACTTTGATGTGGCGGGCGCGATTGGGGTGGAACTGGTGTTGGGGCGGGGGACGAATGTGATCGAGGTGGACGCCGGGAATGGGGTGACGCAGCGCTTCGCCTTTACAGGGCGCTGA
- a CDS encoding HIT family protein: MDHLWSPWRYRYVTKEDTARPACVFCEKQNELTVFTAQHCYGLLNLFPYTNGHMMIAPFEHVSRIEDLPEPAWIEMMRMARLAERNIRAAYRCEGLNLGFNIGSVAGAGIAGHIHLHVLPRWNGDANFMTVIGETRVHPESLEDSLAKLTACDWTLSAL, from the coding sequence GTGGACCATCTCTGGAGCCCCTGGCGCTACCGCTACGTAACCAAGGAAGACACAGCACGCCCTGCCTGTGTCTTCTGTGAAAAGCAGAACGAACTCACCGTCTTCACGGCCCAACACTGCTACGGCCTGCTGAATCTCTTCCCCTACACCAACGGCCACATGATGATTGCGCCCTTCGAGCATGTCTCGCGCATTGAGGACCTGCCGGAGCCAGCCTGGATCGAGATGATGCGCATGGCCCGGCTTGCCGAACGCAACATCCGCGCCGCCTACCGTTGCGAGGGTCTCAACCTCGGCTTCAACATCGGTTCGGTGGCAGGCGCAGGCATCGCCGGCCACATCCACCTCCACGTCCTGCCACGCTGGAATGGCGATGCAAACTTCATGACCGTCATCGGCGAAACCCGCGTCCACCCCGAGAGCCTCGAAGACTCTCTTGCCAAACTCACCGCCTGCGACTGGACCCTCAGCGCCCTGTAA
- a CDS encoding HU family DNA-binding protein: MTKAELIEEVSRVVEMTRKDSEIIVEAIFDSVVRSLKSGEKIEIRGFGSFRTRERQSRIGRNPKTGARVEVPAKRIPYFKPSKELKDLVNGDESTPAA; encoded by the coding sequence ATGACCAAAGCCGAATTAATTGAAGAAGTATCGCGAGTTGTCGAGATGACTCGCAAGGACTCCGAAATCATTGTCGAAGCTATCTTCGACAGCGTGGTGCGGAGCCTGAAGTCCGGCGAGAAAATCGAAATCCGCGGCTTCGGTAGTTTCCGTACCCGCGAGCGCCAGTCCCGCATTGGCCGCAATCCCAAAACCGGAGCCCGCGTCGAAGTACCCGCCAAGCGGATTCCTTACTTCAAGCCTTCGAAGGAACTGAAAGATCTCGTCAACGGTGACGAGTCCACCCCCGCGGCCTAA
- a CDS encoding 30S ribosomal protein S1, whose protein sequence is MASLPDERNAEAPLKPQHRDVEEHPVMPGAPVEGVEAEQDSSSGEENYEQMMAEYGHIEENHDGEVILGHILSISDDTVIVDIGQKTEGFVPRDQFLQEINVGDQIEVVVDRSGTSPEGFLYLSHEKVRRLRHWDTLEQAMNEGLLVSGHVLAKVKGGLSVDVGVRAFMPASQIDLRPTHNLDQFVGQDIPVRILKLNRRKGNVVVSRRMAIEEEVTAKRSAALESIFEGAVLEGTIKNLTDYGAFVDLGGIDGLLHISDMSYGRVNHPSDVVASGQPVTVRVLRFDREKGRISLGMKQLFVDPWETAVERYVIGSHLQGRVVSVTDYGAFVEIEPGVEGLIHISEMTWSRRMKHPGKVVKPGEMVEAIVLDIRPQDKRVSLGLKQLEADPWTTLGERYSVGSVVEGRVRKLTDFGAFIEIEEGIDGLVHVSDMSWTKHVKHPSELLKKGQMVQAVILQIDTGHRRLSLGIKQLEPDAWETFFNTHMVNEIVTGKVVRVANFGVFVELAPGVEGLCHNSEVPGSESRGAGAAPLPVGSEHEFKIIRMNETEKKIGLSMKAVGEEKDRARLKGYQEQAEAASQSFEAQNQDGEEG, encoded by the coding sequence ATGGCCAGCTTGCCCGATGAGCGGAACGCGGAAGCGCCGCTCAAACCACAACACCGAGACGTGGAAGAACACCCTGTGATGCCCGGAGCCCCTGTAGAAGGGGTGGAGGCGGAACAGGACTCTTCGAGCGGCGAGGAAAACTACGAACAGATGATGGCCGAGTATGGCCACATCGAAGAGAATCACGACGGCGAAGTGATCCTCGGTCACATCCTCAGCATCTCCGACGACACGGTCATCGTGGACATCGGTCAGAAGACTGAGGGCTTTGTGCCGCGCGACCAGTTCCTCCAGGAGATCAACGTCGGCGACCAGATCGAAGTCGTTGTGGATCGCTCTGGCACCAGTCCCGAAGGATTTCTCTATCTTTCTCACGAGAAAGTGCGGCGCCTCCGTCATTGGGACACGCTCGAACAGGCAATGAACGAGGGTCTTCTCGTCAGCGGTCATGTGTTGGCCAAGGTCAAAGGTGGTCTCAGCGTGGATGTCGGCGTACGCGCCTTCATGCCCGCTAGCCAGATCGACCTCCGGCCCACTCACAATCTCGACCAGTTCGTCGGCCAGGACATCCCCGTCCGCATCCTCAAGCTGAACCGCCGCAAGGGCAATGTCGTTGTCTCCCGCCGCATGGCCATCGAAGAGGAAGTCACAGCCAAGCGTTCCGCCGCGCTTGAAAGCATCTTTGAAGGGGCTGTCCTCGAAGGCACGATCAAGAACCTCACCGACTACGGCGCCTTCGTCGACCTCGGTGGCATCGACGGTCTGCTCCACATCAGCGACATGAGCTACGGCCGGGTCAATCACCCGAGCGACGTCGTCGCCAGTGGCCAGCCCGTCACCGTACGAGTGCTCCGCTTCGACCGCGAGAAGGGCCGCATCTCGCTCGGCATGAAGCAGCTCTTTGTCGATCCCTGGGAGACAGCCGTCGAGCGCTACGTGATCGGTTCCCATCTCCAGGGCCGCGTCGTCAGCGTCACCGACTACGGAGCATTTGTCGAAATCGAACCCGGCGTCGAAGGCCTCATTCATATCTCAGAGATGACCTGGAGCCGGCGCATGAAGCACCCGGGCAAGGTCGTCAAGCCTGGTGAAATGGTCGAGGCAATCGTGCTCGATATCCGTCCGCAGGACAAGCGCGTTTCCCTCGGTCTCAAGCAGCTCGAAGCCGACCCCTGGACCACACTTGGCGAGCGCTACAGCGTCGGCAGTGTCGTCGAAGGCCGCGTCCGCAAGCTCACTGACTTTGGAGCCTTCATCGAAATTGAAGAAGGCATCGATGGCCTCGTTCATGTCAGCGACATGAGCTGGACCAAGCACGTCAAGCACCCCTCAGAGCTGTTGAAGAAAGGACAGATGGTCCAGGCCGTCATCCTCCAGATCGACACCGGCCACCGCCGTCTCAGCCTCGGGATCAAGCAGTTGGAGCCAGACGCATGGGAAACTTTCTTTAACACCCACATGGTGAACGAGATTGTCACAGGCAAAGTGGTCCGTGTCGCGAATTTCGGAGTTTTCGTCGAACTCGCCCCCGGCGTCGAAGGTCTGTGTCACAATTCCGAAGTGCCCGGTAGTGAATCCCGCGGCGCAGGTGCCGCACCTCTGCCCGTGGGCAGCGAGCACGAATTTAAGATCATCCGAATGAACGAAACCGAAAAGAAAATCGGCTTGAGCATGAAGGCCGTTGGCGAAGAAAAAGACCGCGCCAGGCTGAAGGGCTATCAAGAGCAGGCAGAAGCTGCCAGCCAGAGTTTCGAGGCCCAAAATCAGGATGGGGAGGAAGGCTAG
- a CDS encoding GntR family transcriptional regulator, whose translation MMNGNMMPLWISRRSSICIREQLSSQLLLGILSSQLAPGKKLPSVRDLARKLRIHGNTVHAVYQDLAKRGWVRSLPGSGVFVRQFRFPSTALELDPLVENWIGEAQGLGYCIEDIQAAIERQVQRRKARRFVVVDPDPELALILATELSESLGQPIASARPEDEFERGTCVLVSAGQVEAVVAHLGDTPFRVIQLRSMQEIVAGRERPPVAILIADVSRSASVLSWASTLLAALGFPPDEVLLRNPAKAGWQEGLQACAIVAADVVSGAAFPKQ comes from the coding sequence ATGATGAACGGCAATATGATGCCGCTGTGGATCTCGCGCCGGTCTTCGATTTGCATCCGGGAACAGTTGAGTTCGCAGTTACTGCTTGGCATTCTCAGCAGTCAGCTTGCACCCGGCAAGAAGCTCCCGAGTGTGCGGGATCTGGCCCGGAAGCTGCGTATTCATGGCAATACCGTGCATGCGGTATATCAAGACCTGGCGAAGCGGGGTTGGGTTCGTTCTCTTCCTGGGAGTGGTGTCTTTGTGCGGCAGTTCCGTTTTCCTTCCACCGCATTGGAGCTGGATCCGCTGGTGGAGAACTGGATTGGCGAGGCACAAGGACTTGGCTATTGCATCGAAGACATTCAGGCTGCGATCGAGCGTCAGGTGCAGCGCCGGAAGGCCCGGCGTTTTGTGGTGGTGGATCCTGATCCGGAACTGGCTCTGATTCTGGCAACGGAACTGAGTGAGTCCTTGGGACAGCCGATTGCTTCCGCCCGCCCAGAGGATGAGTTTGAGAGGGGCACTTGTGTGTTGGTGAGTGCTGGCCAAGTGGAGGCTGTGGTTGCTCATTTAGGCGATACTCCGTTTCGGGTGATTCAGTTGCGATCGATGCAGGAGATTGTGGCGGGCAGGGAACGGCCGCCGGTGGCGATTCTGATCGCAGATGTTTCCCGATCGGCGTCGGTACTGAGTTGGGCTTCGACCTTGCTCGCGGCCTTAGGGTTTCCGCCAGATGAAGTGTTGCTGCGGAATCCGGCGAAAGCCGGATGGCAAGAGGGGCTGCAGGCTTGCGCGATTGTGGCGGCGGACGTGGTGAGCGGCGCTGCGTTTCCAAAACAGTGA
- a CDS encoding RNA polymerase sigma factor — MPQNPPAKRYQDVNAGSTLYPKPMDGSDSQDLDTIFCAHFARIARAIGRVTQDQARAEELAVEVFLKWNRHPKAQGPHAEAWLHRTAVREALDELRRLQRRSRFERLFAFFHRSPPTPHQVYAASLERANVRNVLAALQQRQAELLLLWNEGLSYREMAAALEVNPSSIGSLLARAQEAFRKEYLKRYGK; from the coding sequence TTGCCACAAAACCCACCCGCCAAGCGTTATCAGGATGTGAACGCTGGAAGCACGCTATACCCCAAACCAATGGATGGAAGCGATTCCCAAGACCTCGACACCATTTTTTGCGCTCACTTTGCGCGCATCGCCCGCGCCATTGGCAGGGTCACGCAAGACCAGGCCCGCGCGGAAGAACTCGCCGTCGAAGTCTTTCTCAAATGGAATCGCCACCCCAAAGCCCAGGGTCCGCACGCCGAAGCTTGGCTCCACCGCACTGCCGTCCGCGAAGCCCTCGATGAACTCCGCCGCCTCCAGCGTCGCAGCCGCTTCGAGCGCCTCTTCGCCTTCTTCCATCGCTCGCCGCCCACGCCCCACCAGGTCTATGCGGCAAGCCTCGAACGGGCGAATGTGCGAAACGTCCTCGCGGCGCTACAACAGCGGCAGGCAGAGCTCTTGCTCTTGTGGAACGAGGGCCTCAGCTACCGCGAAATGGCTGCAGCCCTCGAAGTCAATCCCTCCTCCATTGGCAGTCTTCTCGCACGTGCACAAGAAGCGTTCCGAAAGGAATATCTGAAACGTTATGGAAAATAA
- a CDS encoding 3-keto-disaccharide hydrolase: MQRLALSLLLVAGSLPAASPFVGRWDFNITTPGGNRASWLGIQEKNGALEVWFQPTGGNVFKLDEVSQKGNHLTLTVGKATQKGPATTWDLEAAGDKLTGTMKRGETTTALNGVRAPELKRPMPKAWTKPEPLFNGKDLTGWEPIGKPSDSHWVVKDGYLVNEDHGANLKSTRSFDDFKLHFEVNCPDHANSGFYLRGRYELQLESEAVSHNPPERRIGSIYGRIAPEGDLPRKTDVWDSFDVTLVGRTVTVVRNGVTTINAKEIEGITGGALDANEGEPGPFYIQGDHTGGLKFRNITVAVPKR, from the coding sequence ATGCAACGTCTTGCACTCTCCCTTCTCCTCGTGGCTGGTTCTCTCCCTGCCGCAAGTCCCTTTGTCGGTCGCTGGGATTTCAACATCACAACCCCCGGCGGCAATCGCGCCAGTTGGCTCGGAATCCAGGAAAAAAATGGCGCGCTCGAGGTCTGGTTCCAACCCACCGGTGGAAACGTCTTCAAACTCGATGAAGTTTCGCAGAAGGGCAACCACCTCACCCTCACCGTCGGCAAGGCAACGCAGAAAGGCCCCGCCACCACCTGGGATCTGGAGGCCGCAGGCGACAAGCTCACCGGCACCATGAAGCGCGGCGAGACCACCACCGCTCTCAATGGCGTCCGTGCTCCAGAACTCAAGCGTCCCATGCCGAAAGCCTGGACCAAGCCAGAACCACTCTTCAACGGCAAGGACCTCACGGGCTGGGAACCCATCGGCAAGCCCTCTGACAGCCACTGGGTCGTCAAGGACGGCTATCTCGTCAACGAAGACCACGGGGCGAACCTCAAGTCCACCCGCAGCTTCGACGATTTCAAGCTCCACTTTGAAGTCAACTGCCCGGACCACGCCAACTCCGGCTTCTATCTCCGTGGCCGCTACGAGCTCCAGCTCGAATCAGAAGCCGTCAGTCACAACCCGCCCGAGCGCCGCATTGGCTCCATCTATGGCCGCATTGCTCCGGAAGGCGACCTCCCGCGCAAGACCGATGTCTGGGACAGCTTTGACGTCACTCTCGTCGGCCGCACCGTCACCGTCGTTCGCAACGGCGTCACCACCATCAACGCGAAGGAAATCGAAGGCATCACCGGCGGCGCTCTCGATGCAAACGAAGGCGAACCCGGCCCCTTCTACATCCAGGGCGACCACACCGGCGGCCTGAAGTTCCGCAACATCACCGTTGCAGTCCCCAAGCGCTAA
- a CDS encoding Spy/CpxP family protein refolding chaperone, translated as MKTTILRLMMAATLLTGMSYAEAPHRGDRMAQKLGLSDDQRTQMKEIMKEQRQAMMEARKNKASREDFKAIRATTHQKVAGVLTPEQLQKYDAAARHHRAKRRAAKG; from the coding sequence ATGAAAACCACAATTCTTCGCTTGATGATGGCGGCCACTTTATTGACGGGCATGAGCTACGCTGAAGCGCCGCATCGTGGCGATCGTATGGCACAAAAACTGGGTCTCTCTGACGATCAGAGAACGCAGATGAAGGAAATTATGAAGGAACAGCGCCAAGCTATGATGGAGGCGCGCAAGAACAAGGCTTCGAGAGAGGACTTTAAGGCGATTCGTGCGACGACACACCAAAAGGTGGCCGGAGTGCTAACTCCGGAACAGTTGCAGAAGTATGATGCCGCTGCAAGGCACCACAGAGCCAAACGGCGGGCTGCTAAGGGTTAA
- a CDS encoding class I SAM-dependent methyltransferase produces the protein MALPDPQPVLFLMEAFRRSQAMFTAVDLRVFDHLQHAPLGAAQLATLLKANPDAVERLCSTCVALDLLTLDNGLYANTPAAQTYLVRDSEHCLIGYIEYSQKALWHLWSKLPEAVLEGTHRWEQVYGSQSGLFDHYYKTEEDKRRFLMGMHAYGLISSPQVAKAFDLSAFTHLCDLGGATGHLAIAACQSDPKLKATVFDLEQVLPLSKEIIAKAGLSDRIGTAGGNFFEGALPPADLYSLGRILHDWTPEKITKLLRKIHAALPPGGAVLIAEKILDESGTKPLWALLQTLNMLVVTEGKERRFSEYQALLQETGFKDIRYAVLPNSPLDAILAWKNT, from the coding sequence ATGGCACTTCCCGATCCCCAACCCGTACTCTTCCTCATGGAGGCCTTCCGCCGCTCCCAGGCTATGTTTACCGCGGTCGATCTCCGGGTCTTCGACCATCTCCAACATGCCCCGCTCGGAGCCGCGCAACTCGCCACGCTCCTCAAGGCGAATCCCGACGCCGTCGAGCGCCTCTGCTCCACCTGTGTCGCGCTCGATCTCCTCACCCTCGACAACGGCTTGTATGCGAACACGCCCGCGGCCCAGACCTATCTCGTGCGCGACTCAGAACACTGCCTCATCGGCTACATCGAGTACTCGCAGAAAGCGCTCTGGCACCTCTGGTCCAAGCTGCCCGAGGCGGTCCTCGAAGGTACCCACCGCTGGGAGCAGGTCTACGGCAGCCAAAGCGGTCTCTTCGATCACTACTACAAAACGGAAGAAGACAAACGACGCTTCCTGATGGGCATGCACGCTTACGGGCTCATCAGTTCGCCGCAGGTCGCCAAGGCCTTCGATCTCAGCGCCTTCACCCATCTCTGCGACCTCGGCGGCGCCACAGGCCATCTCGCCATTGCCGCCTGCCAATCCGATCCGAAGCTCAAGGCAACCGTCTTCGATCTCGAACAGGTACTGCCCCTCAGCAAAGAGATCATCGCCAAAGCGGGCCTCTCCGATCGCATCGGTACCGCCGGTGGGAACTTCTTTGAAGGAGCACTCCCCCCAGCCGATCTCTATTCTCTCGGCCGCATTCTCCACGATTGGACGCCCGAAAAGATCACCAAACTGCTCCGTAAAATCCATGCGGCGCTCCCGCCCGGTGGTGCAGTTCTCATCGCCGAGAAAATCCTCGACGAGTCTGGTACCAAGCCACTCTGGGCTTTGCTTCAGACCTTGAACATGCTGGTCGTCACCGAAGGCAAGGAGCGCCGCTTCAGCGAGTATCAGGCCTTACTCCAAGAGACGGGCTTTAAGGACATACGCTACGCCGTACTGCCCAACTCGCCTCTGGACGCCATTCTCGCCTGGAAAAATACTTAA
- a CDS encoding phosphatidate cytidylyltransferase has product MKRVLTALWLIPASTYSIFFAPPLVFAIVISVVAVLCYREYTRIVDNQGLASTALLGYPLGLLLMNFPGLAWYDIFLLAPIALAIGLRSKDLKTGFASSGAFALGLLYIFGAWRCGIALHERSAHWLFFAVALNWAGDISAYYTGRTFGKHKLAPTISPGKTIEGALGGILATVVFGCLYLPYFIPEISLGEAAILSILGNIAGQTGDLAESALKRGAAMKDSGTMLAGHGGWLDRLDSSLFSLPMVYWTLLAFQRWQ; this is encoded by the coding sequence ATGAAACGAGTCCTCACCGCACTCTGGCTGATCCCCGCCAGCACCTACAGCATCTTTTTTGCTCCCCCTCTGGTCTTCGCGATTGTCATCTCCGTTGTCGCCGTCCTCTGCTACCGCGAATATACGCGCATCGTCGACAACCAGGGCCTCGCCAGCACGGCCCTGCTCGGCTATCCGCTCGGGCTGCTCCTGATGAACTTCCCCGGCCTCGCCTGGTACGACATCTTCCTGCTCGCCCCCATTGCCTTAGCCATTGGCCTGCGATCGAAAGACCTCAAAACCGGTTTCGCCAGCTCCGGCGCTTTCGCCCTCGGCCTGCTCTACATCTTTGGAGCCTGGCGCTGCGGCATCGCGCTGCACGAGCGGAGCGCCCACTGGCTCTTCTTTGCGGTCGCCTTGAACTGGGCAGGCGACATCAGCGCCTATTACACCGGCCGCACCTTTGGCAAGCACAAGCTAGCTCCCACCATAAGCCCTGGAAAGACTATTGAAGGCGCACTCGGCGGCATCCTCGCCACCGTCGTCTTCGGCTGCCTCTATCTCCCCTACTTCATCCCCGAAATCAGCCTCGGCGAAGCAGCGATTCTCTCGATTCTCGGCAACATCGCCGGCCAAACGGGCGACCTCGCCGAAAGCGCTCTCAAGCGCGGCGCGGCCATGAAGGATTCCGGCACCATGCTCGCCGGACACGGCGGCTGGCTCGACCGTCTCGACTCCAGCCTCTTCTCGCTCCCAATGGTCTATTGGACTCTCTTAGCATTCCAACGTTGGCAATAA
- a CDS encoding isoprenyl transferase has translation MTELFAALKPGSEEWLLATSLDPARLPRHIAVIMDGNGRWAKERRLPRIAGHKSGVDSVRNIVESAARLGIEALTLYAFSTENWKRPSLEVEALFRLLRLYLHSELATLMKNNVRLGAIGRISGLPSGVQKELQHVIDLTASNTGLRLNLALNYSGRTELVDAVKSIVASGIPPAQINEDTIERALYTSALPEPDLLIRTSGEMRISNFLLWQIAYTELVVSPTLWPDFRCRHLLEALLEFQRRERRFGGVEAAKEEAQVDLALR, from the coding sequence ATGACCGAGTTGTTTGCTGCACTCAAGCCCGGGTCGGAGGAGTGGCTCCTGGCCACCAGTCTCGATCCCGCCCGCTTGCCCCGCCATATTGCCGTCATCATGGACGGCAACGGCCGCTGGGCCAAGGAGCGCCGTCTCCCGAGAATAGCCGGCCACAAATCGGGTGTCGACAGCGTCCGCAATATTGTCGAAAGCGCCGCGCGCCTGGGCATTGAAGCGCTCACCCTCTACGCCTTTTCCACTGAAAACTGGAAGCGCCCCAGCCTCGAAGTCGAAGCCCTCTTCCGCCTCCTCCGCCTCTATCTGCACTCGGAGCTGGCAACGCTGATGAAGAACAACGTCCGCCTCGGCGCCATCGGCCGCATTAGCGGTCTGCCCAGCGGCGTCCAAAAAGAACTCCAGCACGTCATCGATCTCACGGCTTCCAACACCGGGCTCCGTCTCAACCTCGCCTTGAACTACAGCGGCCGCACAGAACTCGTCGACGCCGTCAAGTCCATCGTGGCCTCTGGCATCCCGCCCGCGCAAATCAACGAAGACACCATCGAGCGCGCACTCTACACCAGCGCCCTCCCCGAACCCGACCTCCTCATCCGCACTTCAGGAGAGATGCGTATCAGCAACTTCCTCCTCTGGCAGATCGCCTACACCGAACTCGTCGTCAGCCCCACTCTCTGGCCCGACTTCCGTTGCCGCCATCTCCTCGAAGCACTCCTCGAATTCCAACGCCGCGAACGCCGTTTCGGGGGCGTCGAAGCCGCCAAGGAAGAAGCACAGGTCGACTTAGCCCTTCGATGA